The region atccatcatccatccatccatccatccatccatcatccatccatccatccatcatccatccatccatccatctatccatccatccatccatcatccatccatccatccatccatctatccatccatcatccatccatcatccatcatccatcatccatccatccatccatcatccatccatccatccatccatccatccatccatccatccatcatccatccatcatccatcatccatcatccatccatccatccatcatccatccatccatcatccatccatccatcatccatccatccatccatccatcatccatccatccatccatccatccatccatccatccatctgtccgtccgtccatccatccatcatccatccatccatccatcatccatccatccatccatcatccatccatccatccatccatccatccatcatccatccatccatcctccatccatccatccatcatccatccatccatccatcatccttCCCCCAGTCTGTCCCTCAGTCACAGAACCAttagggttggaaaagacctccaggatCATTGTGTTTGACTGAACACCACCGTGAGCTAAATCATGGCACCAAGTGTCATTTCCAGTCCCTTTTTGGGCACTTCCAGGAGTGGTGTCTCCCTTGCTTCACTAAGAACCACAGCTCTCCTTATCCCTCTGGCCACCAGCTCTGTGAAGTGCCAAGTCCTGTGgttaagaaaagaagaaatgggtTTTCTAGGAGAAGCCATCTTGGAAATTTGAGATTTAAGAGTTATTTGCACAGGAAGATGCTTTGTGCTTCACTCTCATCTGAATTAATTTAGCTGTGGATGTGCAGAGTGAGAATGCCTCCACCTGAGCTGGCTGTGTTCCAGTGCACTGAAATAAGCTGCTGCCAGAATCTGGGTTTGTGTCCTATTTCACATGTTCAGCACACTCTTCAAATTGTCCAATCCAATGGTGTTAATTGTGGCTTTAAAATGCTGGTATCTTTTGAATGGCTGTAAGAGGCCTCTAAATTACAGGTCAGATGGATTGTAAATGTCTAATTACGGTTAAATGAAACCTCACTTTCATCTGCTCTAGGAAAGGAATAAAGCTAGGCAgagaagaataataaaaaaaagaaatgcttttgtcCACAATAACAGAAAAGATGTCAGAATTATGTGTCACTTTGGTCAGCCATTTAACAGATGTGTGGTCTTGGCTTACTTAATTAACCTTActtttaaattcttatttttattctggTTTTATGTGTAAGCATCAGTGATTTAAGTGTAATAGAGGTAGGCTTATGAAATAAATTCTTAGAAATCAAACATATTGCCCATTGAAGGATATGCTATCAAAAAATGTTTAGTTGAAATAACAATTACTAGATTCTCATAGACTTGTTTATATCCTGCTTTCACTGACCATCTAGAAACACAAAAGACTCTTGAAAGCAAGTCCTTTATTTTACATTCTGTCCTTTATTTTACATTCAGGTCCTGCTGTCCTTTACTTTAAATTCTGTCCTTTATTGTACAGTCAGGTCCTGATGTCCTTTATTTTACAAACTGGACACTGTGCTCATTCTCAGCTTCAGGAAAGGTGCTTAAAAAACCCTTTCCTTTTTAACTGTTTTTTCAGAGATTCTTTTACCTCCCTGTTTCGGAGGGTGTAAATGAAAGGGTTCAGCATGGGAATAACCACAGTGTAGAAGATGGAGATGGTTTTGCTTGTGCTGGGTGAGGAcgcagctccaggctgagcgTACATGAAGAACACTGTCCCAAAGAACAAGCAGATTGTCACCATGTGAGAAGAGCAGGTGGAgaaggccttgtgcctgctttCAGCTGAGGGCATCTGGATGATTGTGATGATTATATAACTGTAGGAGATAAAAACCACCAGGGCAGTGCCCACAATTATTGCTCCACACACAGCCAGCATTACGAGCTCGTTGACAAGGGTGTTGGAGCAGGAGGTGTGCATCACTGCAGCCACTTCACAGAAGAAGTGGTTTATTTCTCTGTGCCCACAGAAGGACAGGCTGAAGGTGAAGCCTGTCTGGATGGTGCAGTTGATGCAGCCTGACAGATAAGAGCCCAGCACCATGAGCACACAAAGCCTTCTGCTCATGATGACCTGGTAGAGCAGAGGGTTGCAGATGGCAGTGAAGCGATCATAAGCCATCACAGCGAGGAAAAAGGCTTCTGTTGTGccaaagagagagaagaagaacATCTGCGAAGCACAGCCAGTGTAGGAAATGCTCCTTGTGCCCAGCAAGAatgccagtgctgccctgggagtGATGACAGAGGAATAACAGATGTCCAAGGCGGACAGGTTCTCCAGAAAGAAGTACATGGGGGTGTGCAGGCTGGGCTCCATCCTGATGGTGAGGATCATGCAGATGTTTCCCACCACAGTGACAACGTACATTGTGGAGAAGAGAACAGCCAGAAGGACTTGGGATCCTGGGTGGGATGTGAACCCCACCAAAATGAACTCACTTGTCCTGGTGTGGTTTTCCATCTTTGCTTTCCAAAAGGAAATTAGGATGCAGTAGATTGCAGATAGTTTGCCTGGAGAAGCAATTGTAGAAGAATAAGATAAACAGTGAGATATAGGAAACAtaagaaatataaattaataaaattcttttttgtTATCAATTATATATActaattatataaaataatatacaTAATATAAAATCTTaaactatttaaaatattaaatacaatGTAAATTATATATAATTCAAAATGACATTAATTATAATATCATATatcattaattaaaataatatataaaatatcaaTATGATATAATTATTAATATGAATAGTAAATATTAACAATGTAATATATGGATATAATAGAATTTTATATAATGTAatctattatatattatatgtaaCATAATATATtgattatattatttttatattattataatttagttattaattaatcaaattaaatataaagagatgaaaaagtataaaatttattgaaatatcatctctgcaGATTTTTGTCAACTATTCCAGAGTAATTTGTAAGCTAATAATCCTGTAATATTATCTTCAGTATAAAGAAACATTCTGCATGCAGCTTATCCAAcctgttttaatttaataaattttacaaCCAACTAGAATAGACATTTCGTTCTACAGTCAAAGACCTATTTCAGATTTAAgtggacagaaaaaaatcttatacTAAGATTGCAATTAACGCACAAAAGGCTGCTCTCCCCTAAACAAAAGAACAAGGGAACGTGCTTCTTCAGATGAtgcaaaagaatttaaaatatatatgagCCACTAAATGTATTAAAGTAATGTGgataattgtttaaaaaaatcccaagtctattatttttaaaagcccacattttttcatgtgagaaactcacttttttcttttagaaaataCTTGGAAAAACCCACTTCAGATGGTGagatttctgaaataaattttctcCACTCAAATGTTAATTCATGCAATACGTTAAAAATTGACTAATTGACAGACTGGTTCAAGTAATTCCTCTTCaattaagtaattttattttcataagcTAGTTGTTCTCTCACCTTGGCTTGAAAATATTCTGTTGATTTATGCCTACATTAGAACTAATAGTTTGGTTGCCTTTAAATTCAGTGGCCAGAGATAAACACTCCAGCTTTAGAATATTTGCTGTAGAAGTACATTTTCATATACTGTAAAATATGAATCATATTTTaagattttctgtttttctccattGATCTAAAGGGAAGTGCAGCTGTTGTGTCTGTGAAAAGTTGGATGCAGATGTAAAAAGCTGAGTGACAGAAATggtattttgtttggtttgctgTCATTTCCATTAGATAAGTTTTCTTAACCAGCGTGGACTTAATCTTTTAAAAGcattgaattaatttttaacacATTTCTCCACATATCCCTCCATGGTCCTTGAAATGTAACCTCACCTCTAGGTACCCTCAGAAGgtatttaatatattaaatttGTTCTATTTAATGTTTTGTTCTTATTTACCTATGAGTCTtaggaaagggaaataaatttagagaaataatttctctttgcaTAACCTGGCTCATCAAATATTTTGAGTTTTCCTGGGGATTTTTGTGTGCAGAGAGCTGAGGTTTAGGCAGTCAAGGTCAAGTATGAAGTCAAAGCCTTTTCAAGCCTGTTTACAGTTTCCACAATTCCTAAAGGTTCCCATATTgccaaaagagagaaataaatgcATCCACAATGTGATTCTTCTAGTCTTACCCTACCTGTTCaaaccagggaaaaaacagTCTGTCTttgataaaaattaataaagccAGCcagaagagaataaaaataaaagagagacTTTTGTCCGCAATAATGTAAAAGAAAACATCAAAATCCTATGTCACTATGGTCAGGCATTTAGCAGGTGTGTGGTCTTGGCTTATGTAATTGaccttatttttaaattcttatttttgttctggttttatgTGTAAGTGTCAATCATTTAAGTGTAATAGATGTAAacttattaaataattttctgataATCGAACATATTGTCCATTGAAGGATATCCTACATTCTATGCAAAGTTGTTTAGTTGGAATAACAATTACTACTGCTTAATTAAATGGCTTTTTAAAGAGGCTAACAAAAACTTCAGCTAAGAATGAAGATGCTGGAGATACTTCTCACTTTAGtgagaaaggaagattttttGATTCACCTGAAAAGTCTCTGGAACTGTCTCTTGGTTGATCAAACAAAAATCTAGAATCCATTAAAAACTGGCTTCCTGTTAATGTATTTAATTTCCAGAAGAACTAACTGCATTCATAAGCCCTGATTACTATGTTctatataatgaaaaaaagagaaaacagcttTTAGTCCAGTTCTGTCACCACATTTAACAAATCAAAGCTCAGATTTCACACACCACAATACACATACCTTGTAATACAGTTATTAAAggcaggtttggttttttggaatTCAGGTTTCTTGAACACATTGCCAAAAAATATTGAACATTTTTTCTACTCAGCTGATTTTTCGGTAGTCTCTTGTAATCAATACATCACTGGCCTTTCCTCTGACTGCTTCTAAAAGCATTCTCCTTAGCATGTTGCTTATATACACTTTAATAATTGTACATAAAAAACACCAGGGATTCAGTTTCCAGAGTCCCGGATCTTCACAGCAGACATCTGAAATCTCAAATGAGATGTTTTACCCTTGTGCCATTTTTCTTTGCctgcaaaataagaaaaaaaatataaggaaTAGAAGGAATAAAATAACAAACCCAAACACTAAAGTGTAAAGTTGTTTCTGTTTGTCTTCTACCCCTACTTTTTTCACTGCTTCTTATGCAGAGCTCTTCCTGCCccttgcagatttttttcctgctaaacAAAACACTGTGGACCTAATCAAGACCTCATTAACCATTAGAATCTGCTTCCTTCTGTTTTGGTTGAGACAGAGACAACACAAAGGAACACACTCCATTTTCGGAAGGCTTCAAACTGTTTTTATTatagcctgcatgctttttataCACTCTTACAAAGCTCATAAGTTGCGTCAGGAAAGACAAACAAAGTGTTTATTGGAATGGACAGTTGCAGATTTctcttatttctccttctttctttcttggtttctatgtaaATGACCttggtaggaaattctttcagggctaaacatggatcctcttcTCAAGCTTCCCTCTGGctcactgtaaaacctcttccagaTTATTAAAATAGAGCAGACACCCTTGCCTTCTCCCCAGGCAATAATGCTTCTCTTCTCTGAACAAAAGCAAGTTTTCACCAATTGTGCTCTCTTCTCTGACTCCAGGAGTGCACTCACCTCTGAAACTTAAGAGTCAGGTTCAGGTGAGGG is a window of Passer domesticus isolate bPasDom1 chromosome 27, bPasDom1.hap1, whole genome shotgun sequence DNA encoding:
- the LOC135286612 gene encoding olfactory receptor 5J3-like, giving the protein MCSRNLNSKKPNLPLITVLQGKLSAIYCILISFWKAKMENHTRTSEFILVGFTSHPGSQVLLAVLFSTMYVVTVVGNICMILTIRMEPSLHTPMYFFLENLSALDICYSSVITPRAALAFLLGTRSISYTGCASQMFFFSLFGTTEAFFLAVMAYDRFTAICNPLLYQVIMSRRLCVLMVLGSYLSGCINCTIQTGFTFSLSFCGHREINHFFCEVAAVMHTSCSNTLVNELVMLAVCGAIIVGTALVVFISYSYIIITIIQMPSAESRHKAFSTCSSHMVTICLFFGTVFFMYAQPGAASSPSTSKTISIFYTVVIPMLNPFIYTLRNREVKESLKKQLKRKGFFKHLS